The region AAGAATAGAACAAAGAATTCTTTTACATAATAGAGAAAGGATAATTGAAAAGGAGAATTTAGACCTTATCTCACTTCGCTATCGGCATGAAGGAGGAGGCGTGTTTGATGAGGAAGGCGTCAAGCTCGTTATCCCCCACTATCTTTTGCGCTTCCTTTAACGCATCATCTAAAGTTCGGACGGGGGTCATCCCCATCCTGATCACAGCTTCATCCGGCAACGATGAAAGGAGGAACACCTTCACCGCTTCCGTTTTCTCCCTTGTCGCCATCGCTGTCTGTCCGTTGATGACGAAATTTTTCCGCAATGCCATGTCCATCTCGCCAACGGAGCGATGATCGAACCACTTTAAAAAATCGGCGTTCCCGATACCGTCGCGGCACTCCGCCAGCAACACCAGTACGCCGCCAGGCTTCACGCCCCTGTATGCAAAATCGAGCGACTTCTGCGACTGTATAAAGTTGATATCCGCCGGATAACCTCCGCATGAAGCGATGACAACATCACCCTTCCCTTTAATCGGAACCACCGAGAGCGATTCCGCCTCCTTCACCGCCTCGGCAAAGGAATCCTCTAACGTGCCGCCATTTATGAATACGATTATCCCCTCCTCATCCAGCACCGTATTGATGACGAAATCGACGCCTGCCATCTTCGCCGCTTCCGTCGCCGCTATGTGCATCGGGTTCCCTTCCAGTATCCCCGCCCCGATACGTGGATGCCGTCCGCTCCCTTCCGCATTCAGCGACAGCCTGTGAAAATCGATGCAGTTCTCATGCGATGCGACACCCGGCATTATCGCTTTCCGCCCACCGCCGAATCCGGCCAGGTAATGGAGCTTCACCCCGCCGATGATAATCTTCCC is a window of Nitrospinota bacterium DNA encoding:
- the larA gene encoding nickel-dependent lactate racemase, translating into MPSARNISLPYGSGKVGASVPQNWRLEELTAPKKKPLRDVTALLEKILDNPVGSRPFNAIFKDRKRVAIVVPDKTRRCGVDILLPTVLERLEKIGIADITIIFATGIHPGQSEEEKRAIVGEEIYSKYRCVDHDARGELADVGAFLGKPLMLNRDVAEADGKIIIGGVKLHYLAGFGGGRKAIMPGVASHENCIDFHRLSLNAEGSGRHPRIGAGILEGNPMHIAATEAAKMAGVDFVINTVLDEEGIIVFINGGTLEDSFAEAVKEAESLSVVPIKGKGDVVIASCGGYPADINFIQSQKSLDFAYRGVKPGGVLVLLAECRDGIGNADFLKWFDHRSVGEMDMALRKNFVINGQTAMATREKTEAVKVFLLSSLPDEAVIRMGMTPVRTLDDALKEAQKIVGDNELDAFLIKHASSFMPIAK